In Juglans microcarpa x Juglans regia isolate MS1-56 chromosome 4S, Jm3101_v1.0, whole genome shotgun sequence, a single window of DNA contains:
- the LOC121263626 gene encoding uncharacterized protein LOC121263626 isoform X1 yields MPLEDTVVLDTPLDDTPLGNLGFDIEHEGDVDCVVENPSAVAVSEYREEVVLDSEDEVVLGSKVANGVVDGKAGRRFTGNVLDFEKGHLGSPQKQVDDVVADSDDSAYEKRNEVSSIDFRSSGRVGSPSHSPDCNQNFPRLNYVGSQEPGESSQANALDVVDHFLSVNNVDSSPGVNHRAVIRVKSPSVSSAKGRQSLAKRIPLKTPIVKAGTFEWTDSDQHNGSEFFRNRMDLCFDFGGYRHQEDRNLHREGGSSLVHKHEENKEVSDLHKEMVSTCSNSRSALCSSREVSREVQVIGNITVKEVDDRFDPRLTGQQLEAGDVGGDTSNMFDIGFSTQVAAEAMEALACGPPAGCSYGDAFQGPENTLDHSSRGLIRNETHLGCSSFPQSAWSDRADIGKHSKRRKRSARRLNRGSSDKFQIQSENKELDLELAITTKVKLGNSSVERQLSCGNSTEANESSGRRSDQSSKQRNAKRSSGATKLREFKVDRGTSLLGEHILFGKGQPQGKCMKLSHVAHRTRQQMSEDTLVRAKDQLDYPGETIYDGKIIQYRRKRSRLAAHPVEVLRTKDESDNPGESIKDGSIIQYKRKRRCLAADPVEALGTRDKSDNPGERKNHGSIIQYRRKRSRLDADPVEVLRTKDQSDNPGERRYDSSIIQYRIKSRLAADPVEVLSVGEKCSKLDYNLCREAGHCKLNQRVQSVQEVTGIASYLRSNPWRHPRGKRTSRNVRSHSNRPNSIYTPSLTIYGKESNIHSCKSQKRLEDNDKVKGKAGSSICTCPHWRSSENDSDRSLSGKKFDEPGSRGAMSNCESAVIDATMFPTGLCRARTLMQPGNLNGKDSISFADDGEKTHTLEVLSNKSIETSGSGSTVTFSSMKGTSVAAANCLFYDYHRKPCNKNLPKSSLLKEIMIIGVRESRPNLTWKDLRKRRDMAHVQVLFSQHLDNNIIKQQKKILARLGMSVASCSRDATHFIADKFARTRNMLEAIALGKPVVTHLWLENCGQASCLIDEKNFILRDYKKEREIGFSMPVSLARASQHPLLKGQRVLITPSIKPDREMITGLVKAVHGQLVERSQISEGKGERFLEDLLILACEEDHVFCRPFLMRGAAVYCSELLLNGIVIQKLEYERHELFTNQVKRKQSST; encoded by the exons ATGCCTTTGGAAGATACGGTTGTACTTGATACTCCCTTGGACGACACTCCATTGGGGAATCTGGGTTTTGACATAGAGCATGAAGGCGATGTGGATTGCGTTGTAGAGAACCCGAGTGCTGTTGCAGTAAGTGAGTATAGGGAAGAAGTGGTGCTTGACAGTGAGGATGAAGTAGTACTTGGAAGTAAAGTGGCTAATGGCGTAGTGGATGGTAAAGCTGGTAGAAGATTCACGGGGAATGTGCTGGACTTTGAGAAGGGGCACCTTGGTTCACCTCAGAAGCAAGTGGACGACGTGGTGGCAGATTCTGATGACTCTGCTTATGAAAAGA GGAATGAAGTATCTTCTATCGATTTCAGGAGCAGTGGTAGGGTGGGAAGTCCATCGCATTCACCCGATTGTAATCAGAACTTTCCAAGGTTAAACTATGTTGGGTCTCAAGAACCTGGGGAGTCATCTCAAGCAAATGCGCTTGATGTTGTGGATCACTTTTTGTCAGTGAACAATGTTGACTCCTCTCCAGGAGTTAACCATCGAGCTGTTATTAGGGTAAAATCGCCTTCTGTCTCTAGTGCAAAGGGACGTCAAAGTTTGGCCAAGAGAATTCCACTTAAGACCCCAATTGTAAAAGCAGGAACGTTTGAATGGACTGACAGTGACCAGCATAATGGGAGTGAGTTTTTTAGAAATAGGATGGATTTGTGTTTTGATTTTGGTGGCTACAGGCATCAGGAGGATAGGAATCTTCACAGAGAGGGAGGTAGCAGCTTAGTTCATAAGCATGAAGAGAACAAAGAGGTTTCTGATCTGCATAAGGAAATGGTCTCAACTTGTAGCAATTCCAGATCTGCATTGTGTAGTTCAAGAGAGGTTAGCAGGGAAGTACAAGTGATTGGAAATATCACCGTTAAGGAAGTCGATGATCGGTTCGATCCAAGGTTGACAGGACAGCAATTGGAAGCTGGTGATGTAGGAGGAGATACATCCAACATGTTTGATATTGGTTTTAGCACTCAAGTGGCTGCTGAAGCTATGGAAGCTCTAGCATGTGGCCCCCCTGCTGGTTGCAGCTATGGTGATGCTTTTCAAGGTCCAGAAAACACCCTTGATCATTCTTCCAGGGGTTTAATTAGGAATGAAACCCATTTAGGATGTTCTTCCTTTCCACAGAGTGCTTGGTCTGATAGAGCAGACATAGGAAAACATTCAAAGCGAAGAAAGCGTTCTGCTAGAAGGCTTAACAGAGGAAGCTCTGATAAATTTCAGATTCAGTCTGAAAATAAGGAGTTAGATCTCGAGTTGGCAATAACAACAAAAGTGAAGTTAGGCAACTCCTCTGTTGAGAGACAGTTGAGTTGTGGAAATTCCACCGAGGCAAATGAGAGTTCAGGGAGAAGATCTGATCAGTCTAGTAAGCAAAGAAATGCAAAGAGATCTTCAGGTGCGACTAAACTTAGAGAGTTTAAGGTCGATAGGGGTACATCTTTATTGGGTGAACATATCTTATTTGGCAAAGGACAGCCTCAAGGGAAGTGCATGAAGTTATCTCATGTTGCTCACCGAACCAGGCAGCAGATGTCAGAGGATACGTTGGTAAGGGCCAAGGATCAATTAGATTATCCAGGAGAAACGATATATGATGGAAAAATAATTCAGTACAGAAGAAAGAGGAGCCGTTTAGCTGCTCATCCAGTTGAAGTTTTGAGGACCAAGGATGAATCAGATAATCCAGGAGAAAGTATAAAGGATGGCAGCATAATTCAATACAAAAGGAAGAGGAGATGTTTAGCTGCTGATCCAGTTGAGGCTTTGGGGACCAGGGATAAATCAGATAATccaggagaaagaaaaaatcatggCAGTATAATTCAATACAGAAGAAAGAGGAGCCGTTTAGATGCTGATCCAGTTGAAGTGTTAAGGACCAAGGATCAATCAGATAATCCAGGAGAAAGGAGATATGATAGCAGTATAATTCAATATAGAATAAAGAGCCGTTTAGCCGCTGATCCAGTTGAGGTTTTGAGTGTCGGAGAAAAATGTTCCAAACTGGATTATAATTTATGTAGGGAAGCTGGACACTGCAAATTGAATCAACGGGTTCAATCTGTTCAAGAGGTCACTGGCATTGCCAGTTATTTAAGATCAAATCCGTGGAGACATCCTAGAGGTAAAAGGACAAGTCGTAATGTACGAAGCCATTCAAATCGACCAAATAGCATATATACCCCATCGTTAACAATTTATGGAAAAGAAAGCAATATTCATTCTTGCAAAAGTCAGAAAAGACTAGAAGACAACGACAAAGTGAAGGGGAAAGCAGGGTCATCAATATGTACTTGTCCACACTGGCGTTCTTCAGAAAATGATTCTGACAGAAGCTTGTCAGGGAAGAAATTTGATGAGCCAGGCTCAAGAGGTGCCATGTCTAACTGTGAATCAGCTGTAATCGATGCAACAATGTTTCCCACAGGTTTGTGTAGAGCCAGAACCTTGATGCAACCTGGAAATCTAAATGGAAAAGATTCTATATCATTTGCTGATGATGGAGAAAAGACCCATACATTGGAAGTATTGTCAAACAAGAGTATTGAAACATCTGGTTCTGGAAGTACTGTGACATTTAGCTCCATGAAGGGCACAAGTGTGGCTGCAGCAAATTGTTTGTTTTATGATTATCATAGAAAGCCATGCAACAAAAACCTACCAAAATCATCCTTGTTGAAAGAGATTATGATAATAGGCGTCCGTGAATCAAGACCCAACCTTACATGGAAAGACTTGAGAAAACGAAGAGATATGGCACATGTTCAAGTCTTGTTTAGCCAGCATTTGGACAACAATATCATCAAGCAGCAGAAAAAG ATTCTTGCACGACTGGGCATGTCAGTTGCATCATGTAGCAGGGATGCCACACATTTTATAGCAGACAAGTTTGCACGTACAAGGAATATGTTGGAAGCTATTGCTCTAGGAAAACCCGTGGTGACCCATTTATGGCTAGAGAATTGCGGACAAGCAAGCTGTCtcattgatgaaaaaaatttcatactgAGAGAttacaaaaaggaaagggaaatCGGCTTTAGCATGCCCGTTTCATTGGCTCGTGCAAGCCAACATCCACTTCTAAAG GGTCAAAGAGTCCTTATTACCCCCAGTATTAAACCTGATAGAGAAATGATTACTGGTTTGGTCAAGGCAGTTCATGGCCAG CTAGTGGAGAGAAGTCAGATATCTGAGGGAAAGGGCGAAAGGTTTCTAGAGGACCTTTTGATTCTTGCTTGTGAAGAAGATCATGTTTTCTGTAGGCCCTTTCTTATGAGAG GTGCAGCCGTTTACTGTTCAGAGCTTCTACTGAACGGGATAGTCATTCAGAAGCTGGAATATGAAAG ACACGAGCTCTTCACAAATCAAGTGAAGAGGAAACAATCTTCTACATGA
- the LOC121263626 gene encoding uncharacterized protein LOC121263626 isoform X2, producing the protein MPLEDTVVLDTPLDDTPLGNLGFDIEHEGDVDCVVENPSAVAVSEYREEVVLDSEDEVVLGSKVANGVVDGKAGRRFTGNVLDFEKGHLGSPQKQVDDVVADSDDSAYEKRNEVSSIDFRSSGRVGSPSHSPDCNQNFPRLNYVGSQEPGESSQANALDVVDHFLSVNNVDSSPGVNHRAVIRVKSPSVSSAKGRQSLAKRIPLKTPIVKAGTFEWTDSDQHNGSEFFRNRMDLCFDFGGYRHQEDRNLHREGGSSLVHKHEENKEVSDLHKEMVSTCSNSRSALCSSREVSREVQVIGNITVKEVDDRFDPRLTGQQLEAGDVGGDTSNMFDIGFSTQVAAEAMEALACGPPAGCSYGDAFQGPENTLDHSSRGLIRNETHLGCSSFPQSAWSDRADIGKHSKRRKRSARRLNRGSSDKFQIQSENKELDLELAITTKVKLGNSSVERQLSCGNSTEANESSGRRSDQSSKQRNAKRSSGATKLREFKVDRGTSLLGEHILFGKGQPQGKCMKLSHVAHRTRQQMSEDTLVRAKDQLDYPGETIYDGKIIQYRRKRSRLAAHPVEVLRTKDESDNPGESIKDGSIIQYKRKRRCLAADPVEALGTRDKSDNPGERKNHGSIIQYRRKRSRLDADPVEVLRTKDQSDNPGERRYDSSIIQYRIKSRLAADPVEVLSVGEKCSKLDYNLCREAGHCKLNQRVQSVQEVTGIASYLRSNPWRHPRGKRTSRNVRSHSNRPNSIYTPSLTIYGKESNIHSCKSQKRLEDNDKVKGKAGSSICTCPHWRSSENDSDRSLSGKKFDEPGSRGAMSNCESAVIDATMFPTGLCRARTLMQPGNLNGKDSISFADDGEKTHTLEVLSNKSIETSGSGSTVTFSSMKGTSVAAANCLFYDYHRKPCNKNLPKSSLLKEIMIIGVRESRPNLTWKDLRKRRDMAHVQVLFSQHLDNNIIKQQKKILARLGMSVASCSRDATHFIADKFARTRNMLEAIALGKPVVTHLWLENCGQASCLIDEKNFILRDYKKEREIGFSMPVSLARASQHPLLKGQRVLITPSIKPDREMITGLVKAVHGQLVERSQISEGKGERFLEDLLILACEEDHVFCRPFLMRAVYCSELLLNGIVIQKLEYERHELFTNQVKRKQSST; encoded by the exons ATGCCTTTGGAAGATACGGTTGTACTTGATACTCCCTTGGACGACACTCCATTGGGGAATCTGGGTTTTGACATAGAGCATGAAGGCGATGTGGATTGCGTTGTAGAGAACCCGAGTGCTGTTGCAGTAAGTGAGTATAGGGAAGAAGTGGTGCTTGACAGTGAGGATGAAGTAGTACTTGGAAGTAAAGTGGCTAATGGCGTAGTGGATGGTAAAGCTGGTAGAAGATTCACGGGGAATGTGCTGGACTTTGAGAAGGGGCACCTTGGTTCACCTCAGAAGCAAGTGGACGACGTGGTGGCAGATTCTGATGACTCTGCTTATGAAAAGA GGAATGAAGTATCTTCTATCGATTTCAGGAGCAGTGGTAGGGTGGGAAGTCCATCGCATTCACCCGATTGTAATCAGAACTTTCCAAGGTTAAACTATGTTGGGTCTCAAGAACCTGGGGAGTCATCTCAAGCAAATGCGCTTGATGTTGTGGATCACTTTTTGTCAGTGAACAATGTTGACTCCTCTCCAGGAGTTAACCATCGAGCTGTTATTAGGGTAAAATCGCCTTCTGTCTCTAGTGCAAAGGGACGTCAAAGTTTGGCCAAGAGAATTCCACTTAAGACCCCAATTGTAAAAGCAGGAACGTTTGAATGGACTGACAGTGACCAGCATAATGGGAGTGAGTTTTTTAGAAATAGGATGGATTTGTGTTTTGATTTTGGTGGCTACAGGCATCAGGAGGATAGGAATCTTCACAGAGAGGGAGGTAGCAGCTTAGTTCATAAGCATGAAGAGAACAAAGAGGTTTCTGATCTGCATAAGGAAATGGTCTCAACTTGTAGCAATTCCAGATCTGCATTGTGTAGTTCAAGAGAGGTTAGCAGGGAAGTACAAGTGATTGGAAATATCACCGTTAAGGAAGTCGATGATCGGTTCGATCCAAGGTTGACAGGACAGCAATTGGAAGCTGGTGATGTAGGAGGAGATACATCCAACATGTTTGATATTGGTTTTAGCACTCAAGTGGCTGCTGAAGCTATGGAAGCTCTAGCATGTGGCCCCCCTGCTGGTTGCAGCTATGGTGATGCTTTTCAAGGTCCAGAAAACACCCTTGATCATTCTTCCAGGGGTTTAATTAGGAATGAAACCCATTTAGGATGTTCTTCCTTTCCACAGAGTGCTTGGTCTGATAGAGCAGACATAGGAAAACATTCAAAGCGAAGAAAGCGTTCTGCTAGAAGGCTTAACAGAGGAAGCTCTGATAAATTTCAGATTCAGTCTGAAAATAAGGAGTTAGATCTCGAGTTGGCAATAACAACAAAAGTGAAGTTAGGCAACTCCTCTGTTGAGAGACAGTTGAGTTGTGGAAATTCCACCGAGGCAAATGAGAGTTCAGGGAGAAGATCTGATCAGTCTAGTAAGCAAAGAAATGCAAAGAGATCTTCAGGTGCGACTAAACTTAGAGAGTTTAAGGTCGATAGGGGTACATCTTTATTGGGTGAACATATCTTATTTGGCAAAGGACAGCCTCAAGGGAAGTGCATGAAGTTATCTCATGTTGCTCACCGAACCAGGCAGCAGATGTCAGAGGATACGTTGGTAAGGGCCAAGGATCAATTAGATTATCCAGGAGAAACGATATATGATGGAAAAATAATTCAGTACAGAAGAAAGAGGAGCCGTTTAGCTGCTCATCCAGTTGAAGTTTTGAGGACCAAGGATGAATCAGATAATCCAGGAGAAAGTATAAAGGATGGCAGCATAATTCAATACAAAAGGAAGAGGAGATGTTTAGCTGCTGATCCAGTTGAGGCTTTGGGGACCAGGGATAAATCAGATAATccaggagaaagaaaaaatcatggCAGTATAATTCAATACAGAAGAAAGAGGAGCCGTTTAGATGCTGATCCAGTTGAAGTGTTAAGGACCAAGGATCAATCAGATAATCCAGGAGAAAGGAGATATGATAGCAGTATAATTCAATATAGAATAAAGAGCCGTTTAGCCGCTGATCCAGTTGAGGTTTTGAGTGTCGGAGAAAAATGTTCCAAACTGGATTATAATTTATGTAGGGAAGCTGGACACTGCAAATTGAATCAACGGGTTCAATCTGTTCAAGAGGTCACTGGCATTGCCAGTTATTTAAGATCAAATCCGTGGAGACATCCTAGAGGTAAAAGGACAAGTCGTAATGTACGAAGCCATTCAAATCGACCAAATAGCATATATACCCCATCGTTAACAATTTATGGAAAAGAAAGCAATATTCATTCTTGCAAAAGTCAGAAAAGACTAGAAGACAACGACAAAGTGAAGGGGAAAGCAGGGTCATCAATATGTACTTGTCCACACTGGCGTTCTTCAGAAAATGATTCTGACAGAAGCTTGTCAGGGAAGAAATTTGATGAGCCAGGCTCAAGAGGTGCCATGTCTAACTGTGAATCAGCTGTAATCGATGCAACAATGTTTCCCACAGGTTTGTGTAGAGCCAGAACCTTGATGCAACCTGGAAATCTAAATGGAAAAGATTCTATATCATTTGCTGATGATGGAGAAAAGACCCATACATTGGAAGTATTGTCAAACAAGAGTATTGAAACATCTGGTTCTGGAAGTACTGTGACATTTAGCTCCATGAAGGGCACAAGTGTGGCTGCAGCAAATTGTTTGTTTTATGATTATCATAGAAAGCCATGCAACAAAAACCTACCAAAATCATCCTTGTTGAAAGAGATTATGATAATAGGCGTCCGTGAATCAAGACCCAACCTTACATGGAAAGACTTGAGAAAACGAAGAGATATGGCACATGTTCAAGTCTTGTTTAGCCAGCATTTGGACAACAATATCATCAAGCAGCAGAAAAAG ATTCTTGCACGACTGGGCATGTCAGTTGCATCATGTAGCAGGGATGCCACACATTTTATAGCAGACAAGTTTGCACGTACAAGGAATATGTTGGAAGCTATTGCTCTAGGAAAACCCGTGGTGACCCATTTATGGCTAGAGAATTGCGGACAAGCAAGCTGTCtcattgatgaaaaaaatttcatactgAGAGAttacaaaaaggaaagggaaatCGGCTTTAGCATGCCCGTTTCATTGGCTCGTGCAAGCCAACATCCACTTCTAAAG GGTCAAAGAGTCCTTATTACCCCCAGTATTAAACCTGATAGAGAAATGATTACTGGTTTGGTCAAGGCAGTTCATGGCCAG CTAGTGGAGAGAAGTCAGATATCTGAGGGAAAGGGCGAAAGGTTTCTAGAGGACCTTTTGATTCTTGCTTGTGAAGAAGATCATGTTTTCTGTAGGCCCTTTCTTATGAGAG CCGTTTACTGTTCAGAGCTTCTACTGAACGGGATAGTCATTCAGAAGCTGGAATATGAAAG ACACGAGCTCTTCACAAATCAAGTGAAGAGGAAACAATCTTCTACATGA
- the LOC121263626 gene encoding uncharacterized protein LOC121263626 isoform X3, producing the protein MPLEDTVVLDTPLDDTPLGNLGFDIEHEGDVDCVVENPSAVAVSEYREEVVLDSEDEVVLGSKVANGVVDGKAGRRFTGNVLDFEKGHLGSPQKQVDDVVADSDDSAYEKRNEVSSIDFRSSGRVGSPSHSPDCNQNFPRLNYVGSQEPGESSQANALDVVDHFLSVNNVDSSPGVNHRAVIRVKSPSVSSAKGRQSLAKRIPLKTPIVKAGTFEWTDSDQHNGSEFFRNRMDLCFDFGGYRHQEDRNLHREGGSSLVHKHEENKEVSDLHKEMVSTCSNSRSALCSSREVSREVQVIGNITVKEVDDRFDPRLTGQQLEAGDVGGDTSNMFDIGFSTQVAAEAMEALACGPPAGCSYGDAFQGPENTLDHSSRGLIRNETHLGCSSFPQSAWSDRADIGKHSKRRKRSARRLNRGSSDKFQIQSENKELDLELAITTKVKLGNSSVERQLSCGNSTEANESSGRRSDQSSKQRNAKRSSGATKLREFKVDRGTSLLGEHILFGKGQPQGKCMKLSHVAHRTRQQMSEDTLVRAKDQLDYPGETIYDGKIIQYRRKRSRLAAHPVEVLRTKDESDNPGESIKDGSIIQYKRKRRCLAADPVEALGTRDKSDNPGERKNHGSIIQYRRKRSRLDADPVEVLRTKDQSDNPGERRYDSSIIQYRIKSRLAADPVEVLSVGEKCSKLDYNLCREAGHCKLNQRVQSVQEVTGIASYLRSNPWRHPRGKRTSRNVRSHSNRPNSIYTPSLTIYGKESNIHSCKSQKRLEDNDKVKGKAGSSICTCPHWRSSENDSDRSLSGKKFDEPGSRGAMSNCESAVIDATMFPTGLCRARTLMQPGNLNGKDSISFADDGEKTHTLEVLSNKSIETSGSGSTVTFSSMKGTSVAAANCLFYDYHRKPCNKNLPKSSLLKEIMIIGVRESRPNLTWKDLRKRRDMAHVQVLFSQHLDNNIIKQQKKILARLGMSVASCSRDATHFIADKFARTRNMLEAIALGKPVVTHLWLENCGQASCLIDEKNFILRDYKKEREIGFSMPVSLARASQHPLLKLVERSQISEGKGERFLEDLLILACEEDHVFCRPFLMRGAAVYCSELLLNGIVIQKLEYERHELFTNQVKRKQSST; encoded by the exons ATGCCTTTGGAAGATACGGTTGTACTTGATACTCCCTTGGACGACACTCCATTGGGGAATCTGGGTTTTGACATAGAGCATGAAGGCGATGTGGATTGCGTTGTAGAGAACCCGAGTGCTGTTGCAGTAAGTGAGTATAGGGAAGAAGTGGTGCTTGACAGTGAGGATGAAGTAGTACTTGGAAGTAAAGTGGCTAATGGCGTAGTGGATGGTAAAGCTGGTAGAAGATTCACGGGGAATGTGCTGGACTTTGAGAAGGGGCACCTTGGTTCACCTCAGAAGCAAGTGGACGACGTGGTGGCAGATTCTGATGACTCTGCTTATGAAAAGA GGAATGAAGTATCTTCTATCGATTTCAGGAGCAGTGGTAGGGTGGGAAGTCCATCGCATTCACCCGATTGTAATCAGAACTTTCCAAGGTTAAACTATGTTGGGTCTCAAGAACCTGGGGAGTCATCTCAAGCAAATGCGCTTGATGTTGTGGATCACTTTTTGTCAGTGAACAATGTTGACTCCTCTCCAGGAGTTAACCATCGAGCTGTTATTAGGGTAAAATCGCCTTCTGTCTCTAGTGCAAAGGGACGTCAAAGTTTGGCCAAGAGAATTCCACTTAAGACCCCAATTGTAAAAGCAGGAACGTTTGAATGGACTGACAGTGACCAGCATAATGGGAGTGAGTTTTTTAGAAATAGGATGGATTTGTGTTTTGATTTTGGTGGCTACAGGCATCAGGAGGATAGGAATCTTCACAGAGAGGGAGGTAGCAGCTTAGTTCATAAGCATGAAGAGAACAAAGAGGTTTCTGATCTGCATAAGGAAATGGTCTCAACTTGTAGCAATTCCAGATCTGCATTGTGTAGTTCAAGAGAGGTTAGCAGGGAAGTACAAGTGATTGGAAATATCACCGTTAAGGAAGTCGATGATCGGTTCGATCCAAGGTTGACAGGACAGCAATTGGAAGCTGGTGATGTAGGAGGAGATACATCCAACATGTTTGATATTGGTTTTAGCACTCAAGTGGCTGCTGAAGCTATGGAAGCTCTAGCATGTGGCCCCCCTGCTGGTTGCAGCTATGGTGATGCTTTTCAAGGTCCAGAAAACACCCTTGATCATTCTTCCAGGGGTTTAATTAGGAATGAAACCCATTTAGGATGTTCTTCCTTTCCACAGAGTGCTTGGTCTGATAGAGCAGACATAGGAAAACATTCAAAGCGAAGAAAGCGTTCTGCTAGAAGGCTTAACAGAGGAAGCTCTGATAAATTTCAGATTCAGTCTGAAAATAAGGAGTTAGATCTCGAGTTGGCAATAACAACAAAAGTGAAGTTAGGCAACTCCTCTGTTGAGAGACAGTTGAGTTGTGGAAATTCCACCGAGGCAAATGAGAGTTCAGGGAGAAGATCTGATCAGTCTAGTAAGCAAAGAAATGCAAAGAGATCTTCAGGTGCGACTAAACTTAGAGAGTTTAAGGTCGATAGGGGTACATCTTTATTGGGTGAACATATCTTATTTGGCAAAGGACAGCCTCAAGGGAAGTGCATGAAGTTATCTCATGTTGCTCACCGAACCAGGCAGCAGATGTCAGAGGATACGTTGGTAAGGGCCAAGGATCAATTAGATTATCCAGGAGAAACGATATATGATGGAAAAATAATTCAGTACAGAAGAAAGAGGAGCCGTTTAGCTGCTCATCCAGTTGAAGTTTTGAGGACCAAGGATGAATCAGATAATCCAGGAGAAAGTATAAAGGATGGCAGCATAATTCAATACAAAAGGAAGAGGAGATGTTTAGCTGCTGATCCAGTTGAGGCTTTGGGGACCAGGGATAAATCAGATAATccaggagaaagaaaaaatcatggCAGTATAATTCAATACAGAAGAAAGAGGAGCCGTTTAGATGCTGATCCAGTTGAAGTGTTAAGGACCAAGGATCAATCAGATAATCCAGGAGAAAGGAGATATGATAGCAGTATAATTCAATATAGAATAAAGAGCCGTTTAGCCGCTGATCCAGTTGAGGTTTTGAGTGTCGGAGAAAAATGTTCCAAACTGGATTATAATTTATGTAGGGAAGCTGGACACTGCAAATTGAATCAACGGGTTCAATCTGTTCAAGAGGTCACTGGCATTGCCAGTTATTTAAGATCAAATCCGTGGAGACATCCTAGAGGTAAAAGGACAAGTCGTAATGTACGAAGCCATTCAAATCGACCAAATAGCATATATACCCCATCGTTAACAATTTATGGAAAAGAAAGCAATATTCATTCTTGCAAAAGTCAGAAAAGACTAGAAGACAACGACAAAGTGAAGGGGAAAGCAGGGTCATCAATATGTACTTGTCCACACTGGCGTTCTTCAGAAAATGATTCTGACAGAAGCTTGTCAGGGAAGAAATTTGATGAGCCAGGCTCAAGAGGTGCCATGTCTAACTGTGAATCAGCTGTAATCGATGCAACAATGTTTCCCACAGGTTTGTGTAGAGCCAGAACCTTGATGCAACCTGGAAATCTAAATGGAAAAGATTCTATATCATTTGCTGATGATGGAGAAAAGACCCATACATTGGAAGTATTGTCAAACAAGAGTATTGAAACATCTGGTTCTGGAAGTACTGTGACATTTAGCTCCATGAAGGGCACAAGTGTGGCTGCAGCAAATTGTTTGTTTTATGATTATCATAGAAAGCCATGCAACAAAAACCTACCAAAATCATCCTTGTTGAAAGAGATTATGATAATAGGCGTCCGTGAATCAAGACCCAACCTTACATGGAAAGACTTGAGAAAACGAAGAGATATGGCACATGTTCAAGTCTTGTTTAGCCAGCATTTGGACAACAATATCATCAAGCAGCAGAAAAAG ATTCTTGCACGACTGGGCATGTCAGTTGCATCATGTAGCAGGGATGCCACACATTTTATAGCAGACAAGTTTGCACGTACAAGGAATATGTTGGAAGCTATTGCTCTAGGAAAACCCGTGGTGACCCATTTATGGCTAGAGAATTGCGGACAAGCAAGCTGTCtcattgatgaaaaaaatttcatactgAGAGAttacaaaaaggaaagggaaatCGGCTTTAGCATGCCCGTTTCATTGGCTCGTGCAAGCCAACATCCACTTCTAAAG CTAGTGGAGAGAAGTCAGATATCTGAGGGAAAGGGCGAAAGGTTTCTAGAGGACCTTTTGATTCTTGCTTGTGAAGAAGATCATGTTTTCTGTAGGCCCTTTCTTATGAGAG GTGCAGCCGTTTACTGTTCAGAGCTTCTACTGAACGGGATAGTCATTCAGAAGCTGGAATATGAAAG ACACGAGCTCTTCACAAATCAAGTGAAGAGGAAACAATCTTCTACATGA